The Alnus glutinosa chromosome 7, dhAlnGlut1.1, whole genome shotgun sequence genome includes a region encoding these proteins:
- the LOC133874354 gene encoding exocyst complex component EXO70H1-like: MPRKGMRSIFFHSRTPSFSVSPHSSPAGPSVSTPRRIFPDFMIDQSIEAAAALVTKWDPESSTYAKVTSLFYESKQEAMEFINCVNALQKAMHALVSENSTSEKLVRAQNLMQIAMKRLQKEFYQILSMNRAHLDPESVSARSSRASTRSSTSDYEDDEDVRTAGDAIDEVEEASSIAMADLRSIAECMISSGYAKECLSIYKIIRKSIVDEGIYRLGVEKLSSSHINKMDWEVLDLKIRSWLSAVKISLKTLLHGERILCDHVFAASDSIRESCFAEISKEGATLLFGFPEVVAKSKSPKSPEKIFRVLDMYTAISENWLEIESIFALESTATVRSQALTSLIGITESVRAMVSDFESTIQKNSYSKSLARGGGVHPLTLDAMNYLSMLADYSNVLEDIFAECPPPQRSSLPESYFDIPQSDDSQAPAISMRMAWLILVLLCKLDRNAEHYKDVSLSYIFLTNNLQHVVSKVRTSNLQYLLGEEWITRHEAKARQFATNYERLAWGKVVASLPQNPSAVISPAEAKEIFRKFNLSFEEACRKQSSVIVSDPKLRDEIKVSIARKVVTVYREFYEKHRPTVGGERNVGLYVRFAPEDVGNHLSDLFFGTTDSVSSPSSSSSSTHRRRLRFKA; the protein is encoded by the coding sequence ATGCCGAGGAAAGGAATGAGGAGCATATTCTTTCACTCCAGAACGCCGTCGTTTTCCGTCTCTCCCCACTCCTCACCTGCAGGACCCTCCGTCTCAACCCCTCGGCGCATCTTCCCGGACTTCATGATCGACCAGAGTATCGAGGCCGCCGCGGCCTTGGTCACGAAATGGGACCCGGAGAGCTCCACGTACGCCAAAGTCACGTCCCTCTTCTACGAGAGCAAACAAGAGGCCATGGAGTTCATCAACTGCGTGAACGCCCTCCAGAAGGCCATGCACGCCTTGGTCTCAGAGAACTCCACGTCCGAGAAGCTCGTCCGCGCCCAGAACCTCATGCAGATCGCCATGAAGAGGCTCCAGAAGGAGTTCTACCAAATCCTCTCCATGAACCGGGCCCACCTGGACCCCGAGTCCGTCTCTGCCCGATCCTCACGCGCCTCCACCAGATCAAGCACGTCCGATTATGAGGACGACGAAGATGTGCGGACCGCCGGTGATGCCATCGACGAGGTCGAGGAGGCATCTTCCATTGCCATGGCGGACTTGAGGTCCATAGCCGAATGCATGATCTCCTCCGGCTACGCCAAAGAGTGCTTGAGTATATACAAAATCATCAGAAAATCTATAGTCGACGAAGGCATTTACCGACTAGGCGTGGAGAAACTGAGTTCCTCTCATATTAACAAGATGGACTGGGAAGTTCTGGACCTGAAGATCAGGAGCTGGTTGAGCGCAGTGAAGATCTCCTTGAAAACGCTCTTACATGGGGAGAGAATTCTCTGCGACCACGTCTTTGCTGCCTCCGACTCTATCAGAGAGTCTTGCTTTGCCGAGATCTCCAAAGAAGGCGCTACTCTTCTGTTCGGATTCCCCGAAGTCGTTGCCAAAAGCAAATCTCCGAAATCTCCCGAAAAAATCTTTCGCGTGCTCGACATGTACACCGCCATTTCCGAGAACTGGCTCGAGATCGAGTCCATCTTCGCGCTCGAATCCACCGCCACAGTCCGATCCCAAGCCCTCACATCGCTGATCGGGATCACCGAGTCAGTGCGCGCAATGGTATCTGACTTCGAGTCAACGATCCAGAAGAACTCGTACTCCAAGTCGCTCGCCCGCGGCGGCGGGGTTCACCCACTGACGCTCGACGCGATGAACTACCTCTCGATGCTCGCCGATTACAGCAACGTCCTCGAAGATATTTTCGCCGAGTGCCCTCCGCCGCAGAGATCGTCGCTGCCGGAATCTTACTTCGATATTCCACAGTCCGATGACTCTCAGGCACCGGCGATTTCCATGCGCATGGCTTGGCTAATCCTCGTGCTTCTGTGTAAGCTTGACCGCAACGCCGAGCATTACAAAGACGTATCGCTCTCATACATATTCCTAACCAACAATCTTCAACACGTGGTCTCCAAGGTCCGTACGTCGAACCTTCAGTACCTTCTCGGAGAGGAATGGATCACGAGGCACGAAGCGAAAGCGAGACAGTTCGCCACGAATTACGAGAGGTTGGCGTGGGGCAAGGTAGTGGCGTCACTGCCGCAGAATCCGTCGGCCGTGATTTCGCCGGCGGAAGCGAAGGAGATATTCAGAAAATTTAATTTGAGTTTCGAGGAAGCGTGTCGGAAGCAGAGTTCAGTCATCGTATCGGACCCAAAACTCCGAGACGAAATCAAGGTGTCCATAGCGAGAAAGGTTGTGACGGTTTACAGGGAATTTTACGAGAAGCATAGGCCTACCGTTGGAGGAGAGAGGAACGTGGGGTTATATGTCAGATTTGCCCCTGAAGATGTGGGGAATCACCTATCGGATTTGTTCTTTGGGACGACGGACTCAGTAAGTAGCCCTTCCTCTTCGTCGTCCTCGACTCATCGGCGGCGTTTGCGGTTCAAAGCGTAG